The sequence TGTAATCAGCAAACCACTGCATCATCTCCCTTCTCTTATCCAGATACTCAGCATGATTATAAACACCTCGAATGGTGCTTTTATCAACGTGCGCCAACTGCCTTTCTATTAAATCACGGTTGAAACCATGCTCATTCAATATTGTACTGAACTGATGGCGGAAACCGTGTCCACTCGCCAACCCATCATAGCCGATTTGTTTGATAACCATTAGCACGGAGTTCTCGCTGATCGGCTTTCTTTTATCACTTCTTCCAGCAAAAACAAAATCTGATATATCACCAGTCATTGATTTCATCTTTAGCAAAAGAGACTCAACCTGCTTTGACATTGGAACAATATGAGGCTTTCTGCTTTTCATAACCTCCGGCCTAATGTTTATAGTTTTTCCATCAAAATCTATATCAGACCATAACAGGTTTCTCATTTCCTTTGTTCTTACTGCTGTATATTGTAAGAATTCGGTGGCTAGCTTGCTGATGATGCTACCAGTAAAAGATTGAAGTGATTTATTAAAGTCAGGGATCTGCTCTTTAGTTAAGAACGGGAAATGTTTCTTTCTGTATCCTTTTTCTGCATCAGCTAAATCAGGTGCTGGGTTGTACTTTGCTCTACCTGTAATAATTGCATATCTGAACACTTCGCCACATCTACGCCTAGCCTTACTAGCTCTCTCCATCGCCCCCCTTTCTTCGAACTTCCTTATTACCTTTAGAAGCAATGTTGGTGCTATATCATCCATCTTGTAATTGCCTAAAATTGGTAAGATGTCAGATGAAAACATAGATTGAAGTTCTTTTCTGTATTTTTCTGACCATGTATCTTTTTTATAATCAAACCACTCATTAAAAACATCAACAAACAAATCTTTATTACTTTCTTCTTTTTTGGCTTGATTGATATCAATTCCTTTTGATAGTTCTTTTTTTAACTCAAATACTTTTTCTCTTGCTTTTTGGAGAGACAGTTCTGACAATTTACCAAGAGAATATGTCTTTTCTTTACCCATAAACTGATATCTCATCTGCCAAGCTTTGACACCTGTTACTGGTATAAATAGATAAAGGCCGTTACCGTCGGAAACCCTATACGGTTTATCCTTTGCTTTAAATGATGATATCTGCTTTACAGTTAGCATTTTGGGTAAAATCTCACTGGGTAAAAAAATTTACCCAATATTTACCCAATAAAGATGGCGGTTGTCAACGAACTAATGCGAACTGTAACGGAAAGGAAATTGCTGTGTGTATTGGTTTTTGCGGGATTTTACGAACCAAGGCGAACTAATGCGGACTTGTAACTGGCGTTCCCTACAGGAATCGAACCTGTAACTAGCCCTTAGGAGGGGCTCGTTATATCCATTTAACTAAGGGAACATGCGTAGGTAGGTACTGTATAACTTATGGATGACCTGTATTTTACCCCCCTCACTCTCTATTAATCAAGTTTTAACGCACTGATATTGGAAGGAATTTTTTTGTTTCTTTTTTGAACAATGTGATTTAACTTAAAACTCTCAATTGTTTTAAAAAATATTTCGGTGAATATCCCATCTCTTTATTAAACATTGCACTAAAGGCGCTCGGATTTTCATAACCCAGTTCTAAAGCAATCTCAGTCACTGAATCACCTTTTTTTAAAGCCGTTAACGCATACATTAAACACGCTTTTTGTCGCCAATCTCGAAAAGAAAGCCCTGTTTCTTTATGAAAAAGACGAGTAAAAGTACGTAAGCTCTTATTTAATTTTTCAGCCCACATTTCTGGTGTCGTACGAATATTGGGTTGTGACATAAATTCAGTACACAATTCATCTAATAAAGCATGTTGTGGTAATGGCGTAAAATAAGGTAATGGCTTGGCCTGGGCTAATTCATGACAAAGCAAAGTCAATAATGCGCTATCTCGCCCACCTAAATCGTAAAGTAAAGGAAGTTCATTAGCTGAAAGTAATAACTGATGTAGCAAAGGGGAAACTTGTAAAACCTCACAATATTCTGAGTAACGAGGAATTTTGTTAGGCTCAATATAGAGACTATAAGTACAACTTCCTAACATTAGCACTTGATGTACTTTTTCTGCTGGGATCCACACACCACTGTAAGGTAATACAATCCATTGACCATCCTCCGTTTTAACTTTCATTACCCCATTAGGGGCATATAAAAATTGTGCTCGTCGATGATGGTGAGCTTCAAGTAATGTGTCATAAGGATAATCAGAGCCTAATGCTAAAATATCACGAGGAAGATTATCCACACTGTTGATATCGATATTACGCATAATATTTAAAATGTCCTAAATTCATATGAATTTGTCATTATCGCGTGGGTAAGCCATCACATTATTCTATATTGTTAATCTCCTGACTCAACAGGAGATTTAAAATGACACTCTGGCTGATTTCTTTTGGTTTAATTTCTGGCATCACAACATGGTTATTTGGCTTTGGTGGTGGCTTTGTCACAGTTCCCTTACTCTATACACTTATTCTGACAGTCTGGGGAATAGACAGTTTACCTGCTGAACATGCTATGCAAATCGCGGTTGCTACCTCTGCATTAATTATGTTGTTTTCTGCAACAGTCACAACGATCAAACACCATAAAGCCAAAAGGCTTGATTGGAACATCATGTCCATTTTATTTGTCGGTATCGCTTTTGGCGGGATCTTAGGTGCGCTTCTCGCTTTAACGGTTGAAGGTGAGTGGATAAAATGGATCTTTATTGGTTATCTTTTCGTCACTATTTTAGACTGCTATTTTCGCCCTGGTTTTATGGCTCCCGCTCATAATCCCCAAAAAGTGACCAACACAAAAGAAAGCATCAATGGTACTGTAATTGGAATTATTGCTGCTTTTTTAGGCGTTGGTGGAAGTGTAATGACAGTACCTTTATTGCGCCGTAGAGGAACGCCAATGGCACAATCGGCAGCAATGGCTAATGCATTAACTTTACCTTTAGCACTTACAGCGACATTCACTTATATCGCACTTTCTTTCACATCACCTTTAAATAGTGAATCTGGTTTTATTGGTTATATTTGGCTAAAAGCAGCATTTATTCTGATTTGTAGTACTTGGATTGGTTTGAAGATTTCTGAGCGCTTTTTATCTCGTATTCCCGACAAATGGCATGCGAGAATTTATCCTCTGTTACTGAGTCTTGTTTTAATTGTCATGCTGTTTTAAACCCTTTCTTCTATACAGAAACAGAAGATAAAAACACAATAATAATTGCATATAAAATGGTGATTTTGAGTATTCGGGAAAACGCCATTTTTTAACATTTTGCCCCATTTTTTTCCTATGCGTCTTCACTTACAATTAATGCGATTAAGACACATAAAACAAAAAAATATCTCTCTTTGACAATCATGATACAGTTCTATAACTATTAATATAATTAATTAATATTTAAACATAATGAATAATAATTTATAAATTGTCTCACGTTTAATCTCCATCTGAATACATTTAACTGAGTGTTTTTCATACTGCTTGCCACTAATTTATTTTTCTATTTTATTTGTATTTATTATTAAAATAATAAGTTAGCTATTTTTATAAGAAGATAGGTTAAGAAAAAAACAAAGTTAAATAATATAAAAATATTATTTAATCTGATTATTTAAATAACAATTTAATTACAATAAAATTAATTTTCGATATATAAATTATTATATATCGATGGTTTTTCTTGTCAATTTTTAATTATTATTAATCATATATTTTAAATACACTTTAATAGAATAAATTAATATCATAAGTTAGTGAATTTTAAAGAACAATCTATAACTGTTATATCCCTCAAAATTCCCCATTCCTTCTCTAAATTTTTATAATAGCCATTAATAGAAGAAAATAATTATCATTTGATTCTGTCTATTTTAGTTAAATTATTTAGTGATATTTATTAACTTCTCATTCTCTATTATTTATTATTTACAACGAACTCATCACTTATAGATTAATAAAATGGAGGCACCTTCAAATATTTATTTAACCGTCCGTATATAATATTTAGCTATAAGAAGAAACTGGAGGTTATATGAGTATTAGTCGTCGTTCTTTCATTAAGGGGATGGGGATCGGATGTGTGGGTTGTACCGTGGGTAGTTTACCACCGGGGGCACTTGCATTTAATCCTGTAGATTCTCTTAAGGGTCAGTCAAAATTAACACCTAGCCTGTGTGAAATGTGTTCTTATCGTTGTCCGATAGAAGCTCAGGTTGTTAACAACAAGACCGTTTTTATCCAAGGAAATAGAAATGCGGAGCACCAAAGTAGCCGAGTTTGTGCCAGAGGTGGAAGTGGTGTAAGCCTTGTCAACGATCCCAACCGTATTGTTAAACCCATGAAACGCAAGGGTCCAAGAGGTGCAGGTGAATGGGAAGTTATAAGCTGGGAACAAGCTTATAAAGAAATTGCAGAAAAGATGAATACCATAAAACAGAATTATGGTGCAGAAAGTATCTCTTTTTCATCTAAATCAGGTTCACTTTCTTCTCACCTTTTCCATTTGGCTGCTGCATTTGGCTCTCCAAATACGTTTACACACGCGAGCACTTGCCCTGCGGGTAAAGCCATTGCAGCATCCGTGATGATGGGTGGCGACCTTAAAATGGATTTAGCAAATTCTAAATATATTCTTTCTTTTGGTCATAACCTTTATGAAGGCATCGAAGTTGCAGAAACCCATGAATTAATGACTGCACAAGAGCGAGGTGCAAAACTAGTTAGTTTTGATCCTCGTTTATCGGTTGTTTCAAGTAAAGCAGATGAGTGGTTTGCTATTCGTCCTGGTGGTGATTTACCCGTGCTAATGGCTATGTGCCATATCATGCTGAAAGAAAATCTTTATGATAAAGATTTCGTTGAGAAATTTACTGTTGGTTTACCTCAATTAAAAGAAGTTCTACAAGATACAACGCCTGAATGGGCACAGGCACACTCAGATGTTCCGGCAAAAGACATTATTCGTATTACTCGTGAGATTGCCGCAAAAGCACCTCACGCATTGATTATGCCTGGTCACCGCGCAACCTTTAATAAAGAAGAAATTAATATGCGCAGAATGATCTTCACCTTCAATGCCTTACTTGGTAATTTTGAACGTGAAGGAGGTATGTATCAGAAAAAAGCAGCATCAAAATACAATAAACTTGCAGGTATTAATGTTGCCCCTGAATTGGCAAAACCAAGCGTTAAAGGAATGCCTGAAATTACCGCCAAACGTATCGATGCAACAGCACCTCAGTTTAAATATATCAATAAAGGTGGCGGTATCGTTCAATCAATTATTGATTCAACATTAAGCGGTGTACCTTATCAAACCAAAGCATGGATTATGTCTCGCCATAACCCATTCCAAACCGTAAGTTGTCGCCCTGATTTAGAAAAAACGGCACAAAAATTAGATTTAATTGTTAGTTGTGATGTGTATTTAAGTGAAAGTGCCGCTTATGCAGATTATCTATTACCTGAAACAACGTATTTAGAACGCGATGAAGAGATTTCTGATGTTTCGGGTCTCAATCCAGCTTATGCCCTCCGTCAGCAAGTTGTGGAACCCATTGGTGATACAAAACCCAGCTGGTTAATTTGGATGGAATTAGGGAAAGAACTAGGATTAGCTCAATATTTTCCATGGGAAAATATGGGGGTTCGCCAACTATATCAAGTCAATGGTGATGAAACGTTGTATAAGGAAATCCATAAAAAAGGCTACTTGTCCTATGGAATTCCGTTACTTTTACGTGAGCCTTCTTATGTAAAAGCCTTCGTTGAACAATATCCAGATGCTATCAAACATGTTGATGGCAACAATATGATGGAAAAATCACTGTCATTTAAATCACCCAGTGGCTTAATTGAAATCTATTCTGAAGAACTCGAAAGCCGTTTAGAAAATTATGGTATTCCTCGCTTCCATAACTTCCCATTAAAAGAAAAAGACGAGCTTTACTTTATCCAAGGCAAAGTCGCCGTTCACACTAATGGGGCAACACAATATGTACCATTATTAGCCGAATTAATGTGGAAAAATCCTGTTTGGCTCCACCCTGAAACGGCTAAAAATCATGGAATTAAACATGGTGATGAAATCATTTTAGAAAATAGTACAGGTAAAGAAAAAGCACATGCTTTGATCACTGAAGGCATTCGTCCTGATACCGTATTTGTTTATATGGGATCGGGGGCAAAAGCAGGTGCGAGAACAGCAGCGACTACAACAGGCGTTCACTGTGGCAACTTATTACCTCATGAAATTAGTCCTGTATCAGGTACTGATGTGCATACATCAGGTGTCAAAATTAGTCGTGCTTAAGGGAAAATAACGATGAACAATAATGATAAACAATTTGTCATGTTACATGATGAGAAACGTTGTATTGGCTGCCAAGCTTGTACTGTCGCGTGTAAAGTCATCAATGACATTCCAGAAGGATTTAGCCGACTTCAAGTCCAAATTCAAGGCCCTCATGATGATGAAGCAGGTAATCCACATTACCAATTTTTCCGTGTTTCTTGTCAACATTGTGAAGATGCACCTTGTGTTTCAGTGTGTCCTACTGGTGCCTCTTTTATTGATGAAAATGGTATCGTTCAGGTGAAAAAAGAGCTGTGTATCGGCTGTGATTACTGTGTCGGTGCATGCCCTTACCATGTTCGTTATATTAACCCAATAACGCATATCGCAGATAAATGTAACTTCTGTTCTGATACTCGATTAACGGAAGGTGAATTACCTGCGTGTGTCTCGGTGTGTCCAACGGATGCACTTGCTTTTGGTCGCATCGACTCACCTGAAATTCAGGCTTGGATCAAACAAAAATCGGTTTATCAATACCAATTAGATAATGTCGGAAAACCAAGTTTATTCCGTCGTAAAGAAATCCATCAGGGAGATAAAGCATGACTAGTATCTGGGGAGCCGAACTCTACTATACGCCAGATTATTGGCCTGTATGGTTAATGGCAGCTGGTTTATTAATCGTTGCTATGATAGCCGTATTAGTTATTCATGGCTTGCTACGCTATGCTCTTGCACCAAAACACGCAGGTCATTATGAAGAAGAACGAGTTTATTTATACTCTAAAGCAATACGTTTTTGGCACTGGGGTAATGCGTTACTGTTTATTCTATTACTATTGAGTGGATTTTTAGGGCATTTCTCTATCGGTAATGTCACTTCAATGGTGCTATTACATAAGATCTGTGGTTTTATTCTTATCGCGTTCTGGATTGGTTTTATTCTTATCAACTTAACAACCAGCAACGGCGTGCATTATAAAGTAAGGTTTAGCGGATTAATTGGTCGTTGTATCAAACAAGCTCGCTTTTATCTTTACGGTATAATGAAAGGCGAACCACACCCTTTCGCAGCAACTGAAACTGATAAATTTAATCCACTTCAACAACTCGCTTACTTAGGTGTAATGTTTGGCTTAGTACCGCTGCTACTTATTACTGGATTATTATGTTTATATCCTGAAGTACTGGGTGAAGGCTATTGGATGCTAAAAGCACACTTAGTGTTAGGGATCGTGGCATTAATGTTCATTTGTGCACATTTCTATTTATGTACACTGGGTGATACTTTTACTCAAACATTCCGTAGTATGATCGATGGTCATCACCGTCACAATAAACATGATGATCATGGTTCGGTAGCAGAAAAAATCGAACATTAATTTCTTAATACCCTTCTATTCCGTTTCATGTCCTAAAATGCCTGTTTAAACAGGCATTTTTTTGATCTTAATTCAGATACAAGTTTATACAATGATACATATTACATTTGCGATAAGCATCATTGTATTCATTTTTTAATATCCCCCTCTCTGGCTCGTCGCTCGAACACATTATTAAACCGCCAAAAACTCATTGTGAACGCCTCTTCATACTCAGAATGAAGGGGCGACAATCATCTACCCTAATGTGATATTAACTACCATTTTCCGCAAATAGTCATTTAATGATAAATACATAAATTTTGATCTAATAACGTATTTGCACTACTACACATTTTTGCCTTTAACATATTAAAAGTCACTTTTTTAAATCCATTCGTGTGAAAGGCATCATTTATATACTTAATTGCTTCAAAAATGTTATTAGAAAGTGAAATCGTGGCAAGTAATATAAGAGGTAATTTTATGGTTTGTTTATTCTAAAAAAGTATTAATTAGTTAGATTTTCTCACACAAATAAATATGAGAATATATTTCTCCAAACATGAAAGTCGCAGTTCACTTACAATATAGTTATTCTTTTTTTTGTAAAAATTTAAAATATTTATTCTTTATAAACGCAAAAAATGCCCTAATAAGGGCATTGGTTTCATATAAAGGCTTTATTTCAATAATTAAGAAAATTCTTATTATTAATTAACTAAAGACAAATACTAGTATATAAGAATTATCTTACTCAATTTAGTTATTCTAAAATGAGTTGCTTTCTAATCTTAGAAAATAATTAGAAGATAGAAAGAGCCTTGCTATCAAAATGAGATGGAATATGTTGTTCATTACACTCAGTTTCTTGTGCCATTCCACCTGTTACTTCTTCAAAGAAGCTACCAATATTAACACCTAGCACTTCAAGAACTCTAACTAAGCAATCAATATCAATACGGTTTACACCACGCTCATAACGAAATAATTGTTGTTCACTAATATCAATCTCTTTTGCTAACTGAAATACAGTATAACCTTGAGATTTTCTTAATGATTTAATTTTTTGTCCAACTGCATAAGCGACTGGATACTTGCTACTCATAATATTGTTCTCGCTTTTCACTTTGATTGATATCTAATTTTATAATGGTGTGTTCCTATGCAATAATATGTAAAAATATATATTATCGATGACACCTTTTTGTTTTAATAAAATATTATTTTTAGTAGATAAGAAATATTACAATTCATAACATTGCTTATCATATGTAAATAATATACTACGCATTTAAACACTTTCAACCAATCAAAAAAAGACAATACAAGCATGATGATTTACTCGCACTAGTTAATAATACCTAGGATAATGCTATATGTTCTTTATTTTCATGCAGTTAAAATATTTTAATTATAAAACTACGCTTTTTTTTCCTTAAATTTTACTCATTAATTAGAATTATTATCTGGTGGAAGGTTAATTTAAAGTGTGATTGTTTGTATTGAGTAAAAATAAATCAACTTATATCAGCCTGATTTATTTAAATTAGTAAATTAACCTCATAAAGATAGCGATTTTCTTATTTTTATTAAATAGCTTAAGCAATATCAATGAAATCTGATTATTTTACAAGACAATCTATATTATTTTATAATATCAATGAGTTACACTAATTGCATTAAAGTGTGGATATAAATCACATTTTAAACATTTGTTAATTAATTTATATAAGCATAAACCCTTACTTTTTCAGCTAAACATATTTCAAAATCTACAATTCTTTATTACTCTAGAATAAATAAATAATATATTTAATTACTCATTTTTTTTGAATTTTTATTAATGAATAACTTATTTTAATTTTAAATTAGATTAAAAATCTTCTTTATGAAATAAAAAAAGGTGAATAAGAATATAAATATTTTTGTTTTATCAGTAAGTTATTTGAATAGTACACGAGTTACCATAAAAAACGTTCTTTTTATGACTTCAGAATACTATTCTTTCTTTTTCACTCAAATACGTACATTTGATACATTGCAAAAACAAAGCAACTATCACATCTTAAGTTAAATTTATAAGGGAATGAACTATTAAATATCGGTTTTAGTATGATCTAATTTTGTTAAAAAAAATAAAAATCAATCTTTCTATATCCTAAGTAATTACACCTATTCCATATAAGAGTCATTCTTAGCGTAAAGTAATCATTAATATTTTTATATAATTTATATTCATGCTAAATACACAAATTTCTCCATTTATCATAAAAAATGAAATTAACTACTCCAGGACAAATCAATTACTGATGAAATAAGTGTTTTTTGCTTTATATCATTTATTATCCAGTTCATTATGATGATATTTTGATAAATATCAAATTTTAAATTTAATTCATTTTAAATCAAATAGTTAAACATCTTTTCTTGTTCGAATATATCTTTATACAAGAAGAAAAAAGAAGATAAAACATCATTATAATTAATCTTTTTTCTTGCTAACACGATCCAGTGTTTTATAAAAAGTAAGAAAGATTAACTATAAATCTCAATTTTTATCTCTGCTCTTCTGAATTTTTTCTAAAAAAAGAAGTGCCACATATTTTTTTATACTCATTTAAAATTTTTTAACTTACTCATTTTATTAGGAATATAGCTAATGAAATATACTCAGATAACTTATAAAAATGCATCTTAGGTTATTTAATTTTATAAAGAAACTGAAAACACCCACATTTACCCCCAAAAGGAGTAGATCTTTCTTTTTCAATTAGAGTAATTTTTTTTTATATTTTCAGTTCAAAACTTAAGCTCTATTCAAAAATAAATATATATTTTCTACTACACGAACCCACTTATCCAAAATAATTAACTTAACAACTGAAAATCAGCTTTTTAAGCTACCCACCATTTCAAATGAAAAAAACATGACAAAATATAAAAACGCAATAAAAAAAACGACTTATGATTTTTTTCACAGAAAACATAATGCAATAACAAGTTAAAACTGCCTTAGAAACGAGTCGTTCCAAAAAACAAGATAAGTATTGCCTTGGGTATATAAAGAGGTGAGCCAATATAGGGACGAAAAAAGCATGCGTGTAAAGATATACGCTCATGAGTGAGATAATCCGCAATATGATAGAACAGGAACAGCTGACACAGAGAAAGCGATTGAGACTCTAAGAAATTAGATTAGACGGCAGTAGCATAGAAATTAAAAAATAAAATAATTATTAGTCATTTAAGAGGCAGAATAAGGAGAAAAGAAGGTATAAAGGAAGAAATAAAGAAATGGTGGGCGGTATTGGGCTCGAACCAACGACCTCCTCCTTGTAAGGGAGATGCTCTACCAACTGAGCTAACCGCCCGCTTTATTATTAAATGGTGGGTCGTGGGCGATTCGAACGCCCGACCAATTGATTAAAAGTCAACTGCTCTACCGACTGAGCTAACGACCCATTTAATAAATTTGCGTAAATCTGTAAGTAATGTTGTGAATGGTGGGTCGTGGGCGATTCGAACGCCCGACCAATTGATTAAAAGTCAACTGCTCTACCGACTGAGCTAACGACCCGTCACAATGTTCACTACTTATGTTGTATTTTTAGGAATGGTGGGTCGTGGGCGATTCGAACGCCCGACCAATTGATTAAAAGTCAACTGCTCTACCGACTGAGCTAACGACCCATACCTAACTGTGTGATATTGTTCGAAATAACCGAATGAAGTGGTGGGCGGTATTGGGCTCGAACCAACGACCTCCTCCTTGTAAGGGAGATGCTCTACCAACTGAGCTAACCGCCCACTTCATGATGACTAAATTCTCACTACCACGCTTTAATGTAATTGGTGGGCGGTATTGGGCTCGAACCAACGACCTCCTCCTTGTAAGGGAGATGCTCTACCAACTGAGCTAACCGCCCAATCACACTAAATCATACAACTTATCACAACGAAAATATTGGTGGGCGGTATTGGGCTCGAACCAACGACCTCCTCCTTGTAAGGGAGATGCTCTACCAACTGAGCTAACCGCCCGTCGTGATGGGGTGCATTATAGGGATACTGCGCTATGAGTCAACGATTTTTATCAGTTTTTTATCGTGAAAATGATCGTTCGTTTTATTTTTAGTCAAGATGCTTTTTTTAGCACCATTAGTGACACAGCAATTGACCAAAATAATCCTATGGGTACGCTTCGTCAAACAAAAAATCATCAATTTGAAATTTTTATCTCAGTTAAAAGCTTAATGCCATTGAGGAATTAGCATCCAGTGATAAAATAAGGCAACCATTTCTTTTTTTTGATAATCACGATTACTTATCTATATAAGTAAGACGTACAAAGGCAATCCCAATGAGTAAAATAAAAACCCGTTTTGCACCAAGTCCTACTGGCTATCTACATGTTGGTGGTGCGCGTACCGCACTTTATTCCTGGTTATATAGCCGTCACAATAAGGGCGAATTTGTACTGCGTATAGAAGACACTGACTTAGAACGTTCTACACAGCCAGCTATCGATGCAATCATGGACGGTATGAATTGGTTAAATCTGAATTGGGATGAAGGTCCTTATTATCAGACTAAACGCTTCGATCGCTATAACCAAGTGATTGATGAAATGTTATCTGCGGGTACAGCATACCGTTGCTATTGCTCTAAAGAGCGTTTAGAACAATTACGCGAAGATCAAATGGCGAAAGGCGAAAAACCTCGTTACGATGGTTGCTGCCGTAATGGTAACCATAATCACAGCGCCGATGAACCTCATGTTGTGCGTTTCTTAAACCCACAAGAAGGTTCTGTTATTTTTGATGATAAAATTCGTGGTCCAATTGAATTTAGTAACCAAGAGCTTGACGATCTGATTATTCGTCGCACTGATGGCTCTCCAACTTATAACTTCTGTGTTGTTATCGATGACTGGGATATGGAAATCACTCATGTTATTCGTGGTGAAGATCATATCAACAACACACCACGCCAAATCAATATTCTCAAAGCATTAGGCGCACCCGTACCTGAATATGCTCACGTATCAATGATTCTAGGTGATGATGGTAAAAAACTATCTAAACGCTATAACGCAGTCAGCGTAATGCAATATCGTGATGATGGCTATCTACCAGAAGCACTATTAAACTACTTAGTCCGTTTAGGCTGGTCTCATGGTGACCAAGAGATCTTTACTATTGATGAAATGATTGAGCACTTCACTTTAGAAGCTATCAGTAAATCAGCAAGCGCATTTAATACAGATAAACTGTTATGGCTAAACCATCACTACATTAATACATTACCCGCAGAGAAAGTTGCGGTTTATTTAGATTGGCATATCAAACAACAAAATATTGATACCAGCAATGGCCCATCATTAGTTGAGCTGATCAAATTATTAGGCGAACGCTGCAAAACATTAAAAGAGATGGCTGAAAGCTGCCACTATTTCTATGTTGATTTTGAAACCTTTGAAGAAGCCGCCGCGAAAAAACATTTACGCCCAGTTGCTCGCCAACCATTAGAAGTTGTTCGCGATAAGTTATCAGCAATTACAGAGTGGACAGCTGAAAATGTTCATCAAGCCATTCAAGATACTGCTGATGAATTAGAAATAGGTATGGGTAAAGTGGGTATGCCGTTGCGTGTTGCTGTAACAGGTTCAGGTCAATCTCCTGCCTTAGATGTTACTGTTCATGCTATTGGTAAAACTCGTAGCGTTGCACGTATTAATAAAGCATTAGACTTTATTACTGAGAGAGAAAACCAAGCTTAATTTACTCGTTAATTTGGTTTACTATGAAAGATACATTCCTAAAATAGGGAATGTATCTTTTTTTTGTACTCTTTTTCAGCAATCAATAAATAATATGAGATTAACTGATTGACAGTATTGTGCTTGTTGCCTATTATCAAGCCCGTTCTAGTATGTTGGGGCTATAGCTCAGTTGGGAGAGCGCTTGCATGGCATGCAAGAGGTCAGCGGTTCGATCCCGCTTAGCTCCACCAATATACTTCTAGAACAATCCAATATGTGGGGTTATAGCTCAGTTGGGAGAGCGCTTGCATGG comes from Proteus vulgaris and encodes:
- a CDS encoding tyrosine-type recombinase/integrase, which gives rise to MLTVKQISSFKAKDKPYRVSDGNGLYLFIPVTGVKAWQMRYQFMGKEKTYSLGKLSELSLQKAREKVFELKKELSKGIDINQAKKEESNKDLFVDVFNEWFDYKKDTWSEKYRKELQSMFSSDILPILGNYKMDDIAPTLLLKVIRKFEERGAMERASKARRRCGEVFRYAIITGRAKYNPAPDLADAEKGYRKKHFPFLTKEQIPDFNKSLQSFTGSIISKLATEFLQYTAVRTKEMRNLLWSDIDFDGKTINIRPEVMKSRKPHIVPMSKQVESLLLKMKSMTGDISDFVFAGRSDKRKPISENSVLMVIKQIGYDGLASGHGFRHQFSTILNEHGFNRDLIERQLAHVDKSTIRGVYNHAEYLDKRREMMQWFADYIDEISR
- a CDS encoding AraC family transcriptional regulator; translation: MRNIDINSVDNLPRDILALGSDYPYDTLLEAHHHRRAQFLYAPNGVMKVKTEDGQWIVLPYSGVWIPAEKVHQVLMLGSCTYSLYIEPNKIPRYSEYCEVLQVSPLLHQLLLSANELPLLYDLGGRDSALLTLLCHELAQAKPLPYFTPLPQHALLDELCTEFMSQPNIRTTPEMWAEKLNKSLRTFTRLFHKETGLSFRDWRQKACLMYALTALKKGDSVTEIALELGYENPSAFSAMFNKEMGYSPKYFLKQLRVLS
- a CDS encoding sulfite exporter TauE/SafE family protein; the encoded protein is MTLWLISFGLISGITTWLFGFGGGFVTVPLLYTLILTVWGIDSLPAEHAMQIAVATSALIMLFSATVTTIKHHKAKRLDWNIMSILFVGIAFGGILGALLALTVEGEWIKWIFIGYLFVTILDCYFRPGFMAPAHNPQKVTNTKESINGTVIGIIAAFLGVGGSVMTVPLLRRRGTPMAQSAAMANALTLPLALTATFTYIALSFTSPLNSESGFIGYIWLKAAFILICSTWIGLKISERFLSRIPDKWHARIYPLLLSLVLIVMLF
- the phsA gene encoding thiosulfate reductase PhsA, whose amino-acid sequence is MSISRRSFIKGMGIGCVGCTVGSLPPGALAFNPVDSLKGQSKLTPSLCEMCSYRCPIEAQVVNNKTVFIQGNRNAEHQSSRVCARGGSGVSLVNDPNRIVKPMKRKGPRGAGEWEVISWEQAYKEIAEKMNTIKQNYGAESISFSSKSGSLSSHLFHLAAAFGSPNTFTHASTCPAGKAIAASVMMGGDLKMDLANSKYILSFGHNLYEGIEVAETHELMTAQERGAKLVSFDPRLSVVSSKADEWFAIRPGGDLPVLMAMCHIMLKENLYDKDFVEKFTVGLPQLKEVLQDTTPEWAQAHSDVPAKDIIRITREIAAKAPHALIMPGHRATFNKEEINMRRMIFTFNALLGNFEREGGMYQKKAASKYNKLAGINVAPELAKPSVKGMPEITAKRIDATAPQFKYINKGGGIVQSIIDSTLSGVPYQTKAWIMSRHNPFQTVSCRPDLEKTAQKLDLIVSCDVYLSESAAYADYLLPETTYLERDEEISDVSGLNPAYALRQQVVEPIGDTKPSWLIWMELGKELGLAQYFPWENMGVRQLYQVNGDETLYKEIHKKGYLSYGIPLLLREPSYVKAFVEQYPDAIKHVDGNNMMEKSLSFKSPSGLIEIYSEELESRLENYGIPRFHNFPLKEKDELYFIQGKVAVHTNGATQYVPLLAELMWKNPVWLHPETAKNHGIKHGDEIILENSTGKEKAHALITEGIRPDTVFVYMGSGAKAGARTAATTTGVHCGNLLPHEISPVSGTDVHTSGVKISRA
- a CDS encoding 4Fe-4S dicluster domain-containing protein is translated as MNNNDKQFVMLHDEKRCIGCQACTVACKVINDIPEGFSRLQVQIQGPHDDEAGNPHYQFFRVSCQHCEDAPCVSVCPTGASFIDENGIVQVKKELCIGCDYCVGACPYHVRYINPITHIADKCNFCSDTRLTEGELPACVSVCPTDALAFGRIDSPEIQAWIKQKSVYQYQLDNVGKPSLFRRKEIHQGDKA